In Fusarium verticillioides 7600 chromosome 4, whole genome shotgun sequence, the following proteins share a genomic window:
- a CDS encoding solute carrier family 25, member 46: MDALELESAKQSPATETAKDLFSGAVGGIAQVLIGQPFDIVKVRLQTTTQYSSAINAATTIYKNEGALAFYKGTLTPLIGIGACVSVQFGAFNAAKRWFQTRNNGAELSYLQYGAAGAFAGISNSVLSGPIEHIRIRLQSQPHGAGRLYDGPGDCIRKLGAHNGVLSGIYRGQAVTIWREAFAYGSWFTAFEYMMNSDAARNKIDRKDIPAYKIALYGGLAGEVLWLSSYPFDVIKSKMQTDGFGANQKYATMRDCFSKTWRAEGAAGFWKGIGPTLARAMPVSAGTFIVVEMTMRALNS, translated from the exons ATGGACGCTCTTGAGCTGGAGTCGGCCAAGCAGAGCCCGGCCACTGAGACGGCCAAGGATCTTTTCtctggtgctgttggaggaATCGCGCAGGTCTTGATTG GCCAACCCTTTGACATTGTCAAGGTCCGACTGCAAACTACAACACAATACTCTTCTGCCATCAACGCCGCCACCACAATCTACAAGAACGAGGGTGCCCTCGCCTTTTACAAGGGAACGCTTACACCACTCATCGGCATCGGAGCCTGTGTTTCCGTCCAATTCGGTGCCTTCAACGCCGCGAAGCGCTGGTTCCAAACTCGCAACAACGGAGCCGAACTGTCTTACCTTCAATACGGTGCCGCGGGTGCCTTTGCTGGTATCTCCAACTCGGTCCTCTCAGGTCCCATCGAGCATATCCGTATCCGCCTTCAGAGCCAGCCTCACGGCGCCGGTCGTCTATACGATGGTCCTGGTGACTGCATTCGTAAGCTCGGAGCTCACAATGGTGTCCTGAGTGGCATCTACCGCGGTCAGGCTGTCACTATCTGGCGAGAGGCTTTCGCCTACGGTTCCTGGTTCACCGCCTTTGAGTATATGATGAACTCCGACGCTGCCCGCAACAAGATCGACCGCAAGGACATCCCCGCTTACAAGATTGCTCTTTACGGTGGTCTTGCCGGTGAAGTTCTCTGGCTTTCCAGCTACCCCTTCGATGttatcaagagcaagatgcaGACCGACGGTTTCGGTGCCAACCAAAAATACGCCACCATGCGAGATTGCTTTTCAAAGACTTGGCGAGCCGAGGGAGCGgctggcttctggaaggGTATCGGACCTACGCTGGCACGAGCTATGCCTGTCAGCGCGGGAACTTTCATTGTTGTCGAGATGACCATGCGGGCTCTTAACAGCTAA
- a CDS encoding mannosyl-oligosaccharide alpha-1,2-mannosidase: protein MLPLRRRGRFYAIVAVAMVFLLYRFMQNSWSQAPHFETVKQPSQPASDPVQGSKEAFEPPVVPPPVQLPDSEQGSNAANKPKPAVPQDGPTVPEKVAEKVDTPAEEKPAVDKPISVGDAALPDDRKEEHKQPADQSAPQIPDVHFKDPPKQADNPDIPDVNVDGSKVHWTKPKENFPIPPESIRPVPTGTAPSINRIQFDFQPEDVQTSTTRLDRLKRVKAEIERAWTGYRKFAFPHDELKPASMKYRDTFCGWGATLIDSLDTLWIAGMKEEFDEAAKAVANVDFTYSDRNDIPVFETTIRYLGGLIAAYDVSGGSSGQYKILLDKAVELAEILMGVFDTPNRMPLLYYRWHEPYASQPHRASTVGIAELGTLSMEFTRLAQLTGTNKYYDAIDRITDALIEMQAAGTDIPGLFPERIDASGCNRTATTRTESLSQEAREQVNSADLTREPEGFDPTKLGGDLASPAQLPQADSRWEDKLQRRDVPVDTDEATKAGDQTPARSGPQQAPPLAADGSSADWDCKPQGLVSSSPNYGHYHMGGAQDSAYEYFPKQYLLLNGLEPKYRPLYENTIDAINEWLLYRPMIKDDGWDVFFTGKLTTSSRGDSEWLKTYDMAHLACFVGGMYGLGGKIFGRDGDIDKAKKLTDGCVWAYQSTVTGIMPEYAHLVACPALEKCAFSEESWYEDLDPNREWRDSEFRKWSDGEAQRKLAEGAAPAAAQHNKPDDSSKGPEPVVNPPKVVRRAGIPMPELDRSMEEDDSEFGSTLPDSLKQKIGLNKDGSEKTEAEKADSGKTDSEKAKPAPVELENKPAAVQDTTENTIAPKPVTVDSFDAVRNAEQVAGSDDIPLERPVTHEEYVKSRIQREKLPPGYTDIINRNYILRPEAIESVWYMYRITGDTTWMDKGWKMFQATIAATRTEFANSAIEDVMGTENNLKDEMESFWISETLKYYYLLFSEPNVISLDEWVLNTEAHPFKRST, encoded by the exons ATGCTTCCACTTCGTCGGCGTGGACGATTTTACGCCATAGTCGCTGTGGCTATGGTCTTCCTGTTGTATCGATTCATGCAAAATTCATGGTCACAGGCTCCTCACTTCGAAACGGTGAAGCAACCGAGCCAGCCAGCTTCTGACCCAGTACAGGGCTCCAAAGAAGCTTTTGAACCGCCTGTCGTACCGCCGCCCGTCCAGCTTCCCGATTCCGAGCAGGGTTCCAACGCTGCCAATAAACCCAAACCAGCTGTGCCCCAAGATGGACCAACTGTACCAGAGAAGGTTGCAGAGAAAGTCGACACACCGGCAGAAGAGAAGCCTGCCGTCGATAAACCCATCTCTGTTGGGGACGCTGCGCTGCCAGACGACAGGAAGGAAGAGCACAAGCAGCCGGCCGACCAAAGCGCACCACAGATTCCCGATGTTCACTTCAAGGACCCTCCTAAGCAGGCCGACAACCCTGATATTCCTGATGTCAACGTTGATGGATCCAAAGTTCACTggaccaagcccaaggagaaCTTCCCTATTCCCCCTGAGTCAATCAGACCAGTCCCAACCGGCACAGCTCCCAGTATCAACAGAATCCAGTTCGACTTCCAACCCGAAGACGTACAGACAAGTACCACTCGGTTGGATCGACTGAAACGTGTTAAGGCAGAGATTGAACGGGCCTGGACTGGTTATCGCAAATTTGCATTCCCACATGATGAACTCAAGCCTGCTTCTATGAAGTATCGCGACACTTTTTGTGGCTGGGGCGCGACACTCATCGATTCGCTTGATACTCTTTGGATCGCTGGTatgaaggaggagtttgatgaaGCCGCCAAGGCTGTCGCCAATGTCGACTTCACTTACTCCGACCGTAACGACATTCCCGTTTTTGAAACTACCATTCGTTACTTGGGTGGCCTTATCGCTGCGTACGATGTTAGTGGTGGATCCTCTGGCCAGTATAAGATTCTGCTGGATAAGGCCGTCGAACTTGCGGAGATCCTTATGGGCGTTTTTGATACGCCTAACCGCATGCCCCTATTATATTATCGATGGCATGAGCCTTATGCTTCGCAACCCCACCGAGCGAGCACTGTTGGAATCGCCGAGCTTGGAACTCTGTCTATGGAGTTCACTCGCCTCGCTCAATTGACGGGTACCAACAAATACTATGATGCTATTGACCGTATCACCGACGCCTTGATTGAGATGCAAGCAGCGGGTACTGATATTCCAGGACTTTTCCCCGAACGCATCGATGCCTCTGGATGTAATAGGACCGCTACCACTCGGACTGAAAGCCTCAGCCAAGAGGCCCGGGAGCAAGTCAATTCTGCCGACCTGACTAGGGAACCCGAAGGATTTGATCCCACGAAACTGGGCGGAGATTTAGCCTCTCCCGCACAGCTCCCTCAGGCTGATAGTCGTTGGGAGGATAAGCTCCAACGCCGCGATGTTCCTGTAGATACCGATGAGGCAACTAAAGCGGGTGACCAGACACCGGCTCGATCTGGGCCGCAACAGGCGCCCCCTCTTGCTGCAGATGGATCTTCGGCAGACTGGGATTGCAAGCCTCAGGGTCTTGTTTCCAGTAGCCCTAACTACGGACATTACCATATGGGAGGTGCCCAAGATTCAGCCTACGAGTATTTCCCCAAG CAATATTTGCTCTTGAATGGTCTGGAACCCAAGTATCGCCCGCTTTATGAGAACACCATCGACGCGATTAATGAATGGCTGCTTTATCGACCTATGATCAAAGACGACGGCTGGGATGTGTTCTTCACAGGAAAGTTGACGACTTCTAGCCGGGGTGACTCAGAATGGTTAAAGACCTACGACATGGCTCATCTCGCATGCTTCGTTGGAGGCATGTATGGACTAGGCGGTAAGATCTTTGGTCGTGATGGGGATATCGACAAGGCCAAAAAGCTCACTGATGGTTGCGTGTGGGCATATCAGTCAACGGTTACTGGTATAATGCCTGAATATGCCCACCTGGTCgcctgccctgccctggaAAAGTGTGCTTTCAGTGAAGAGAGTTGGTATGAGGATCTCGACCCTAACAGAGAATGGCGCGATAGTGAGTTTCGGAAATGGTCAGACGGCGAGGCCCAGAGGAAGCTCGCAGAAGGAGCTGCTCCCGCCGCTGCCCAGCATAACAAGCCCGATGATTCAAGCAAGGGACCAGAGCCTGTTGTTAATCCGCCAAAGGTGGTCAGGCGGGCAGGAATACCGATGCCTGAGCTGGATAGGAGTATGGAAGAGGACGACTCGGAGTTTGGATCAACGCTCCCCGATTCGCTCAAGCAGAAAATTGGACTGAACAAGGACGGGTCTGAAAAGACCGAAGCAGAAAAGGCTGATTCGGGCAAGACTGATTCGGAGAAAGCCAAACCTGCCCCAGTCGAGCTAGAAAACAAACCCGCTGCTGTCCAAGATACAACGGAAAACACCATCGCGCCGAAGCCTGTCACCGTAGACAGCTTTGATGCCGTCAGAAACGCAGAACAAGTTGCTGGTTCTGATGATATACCTCTGGAGAGGCCCGTGACGCACGAGGAGTACGTCAAGTCGAGGATTCAAAGAGAAAAATTACCTCCAGGCTACACCGATATAATTAATCGGAATTACATCCTTCG ACCTGAGGCGATTGAATCTGTTTGGTACATGTATCGCATTACTGGCGATACTACCTGGATGGACAAGGGTTGGAAGATGTTCCAGGCTACAATTGCTGCTACTCGCACCGAATTCGCCAACAGCGCCATCGAAGATGTGATGGGTACAGAGAATAATCTGaaggacgagatggagagcTTCTGGATTTCTGAGACTCTCAAGTACTACTATCTTCTCTTTTCAGAGCCTAACGTCATAAGCCTTGACGAATGGGTTCTCAACACGGAAGCACATCCTTTCAAAAGGTCAACATGA
- a CDS encoding T-complex protein 1 subunit eta, with the protein MSFGGQTPTIIVLKEGTDTSQGKGQIISNINACLAVQATIKSTLGPYGGDLLMVDENGRQTITNDGATVMKLLDIVHPAARILVDIARSQDAEVGDGTTSVVVLAGEILKEVKEHVEQGVSSQIIIKGLRRASQMAVNKIKEVAVSTNEGNRRDTLIKLASTAMTSKLIKRNTTFFTKMVVDAVLSLDQDDLNEKLIGIKKIPGGSLTDSLFVNGVAFKKTFSYAGFEQQPKSFEQPKIVCLNVELELKAEKDNAEVRVEQVSEYQAIVDAEWQIIYKKLEAVYKTGAKVVLSKLPIGDLATQFFADRDVFCAGRVAGDDMERVVQATGAVVQSTCSDILPEHLGTCGKFEERQIGGERFNFFEDCPEAKTCTLVLRGGAEQFIAEVERSLHDAIMIVKRAIRNHLIVGGGGATEMEVSAYLHQFADKNISTKQQAIIKSFAKALEIIPRQLCDNAGFDATDILNKLRVAHRRGQTWAGVDFQNEGVTDMMEQFVWEPALVKINAIQAATEASCLILGVDETIRNEESAKPQAPGQLPPGAAQRALRGRGRGMPRR; encoded by the exons ATGTCCTTCGGAGGCCAAACGCCGACGATTATCGTCCTCAAGGAAG GAACCGATACTTCCCAGGGCAAGGGACagatcatctccaacatcaatGCCTGCCTCGCCGTCCAGGCTACAATCAAGTCCACTCTAGGTCCTTACGGCGGTGACCttttgatggttgatgagaatggccgACAAACTATCACCAACGACGGCGCCACCGTGATGAAG cttctcgacatcgTCCACCCCGCCGCAAGAATTCTCGTCGATATTGCTCGATCGCAAGATGCCGAAGTCGGTGATGGAACCACATCAGTCGTTGTCCTTGCCGGCGAGATCCtgaaggaggtcaaggaaCACGTTGAGCAGGGTGTTAGCTCTCAGATTATCATTAAGGGTCTGAGGAGGGCATCTCAGATGGCtgtcaacaagatcaaggaggttgctgtTAGCACAAACGAGGGCAACCGCCGTGATACTCTTATCAAGCTGGCTTCTACTGCCATGACAAGCAAGCTGATCAAGAGAAATACTACATTCTTCACCAAGA TGGTTGTCGATGCCGTCTTGTCCCTTGACCAGGACGAcctcaacgagaagctcatcggcatcaagaagatcccTGGTGGTTCCCTGACCGACTCCCTCTTCGTTAACGGTGTCGCCTTTAAGAAGACCTTTTCCTATGCCGGTTTCGAACAACAACCAAAATCTTTCGAGCAACCCAAGATCGTGTGCTTGAACGTCGAGCTGGAgctcaaggccgagaaggacaACGCCGAGGTCCGTGTTGAGCAGGTTTCCGAGTACCAGGCAATCGTCGATGCGGAGTGGCAGATTATctacaagaagcttgaggcaGTCTACAAGACTGGTGCCAAGGTTGTGCTCAGCAAGCTGCCCATCGGTGACCTGGCCACGCAATTTTTCGCTGATCGAGATGTCTTCTGTGCTGGTCGtgtggctggtgatgatatGGAGCGTGTTGTCCAGGCCACTGGTGCTGTTGTTCAATCGACATGTTCCGATATTCTGCCCGAGCATCTGGGTACCTGCGGCAAGTTCGAGGAGCGCCAGATAGGTGGTGAGCGTTTCAACTTTTTCGAGGACTGTCCCGAGGCCAAGACTTGCACCCTCGTCCTCCGCGGAGGCGCTGAGCAGTTTATTGCTGAAGTTGAGCGATCGCTGCACGATGCCATCATGATCGTTAAGCGTGCCATCCGAAACCATCTCATTgtcggcggcggtggtgctACTGAGATGGAAGTTTCAGCATACCTTCACCAGTTCGCTGATAAGAACATCTCTACCAAGCAGCAAGCTATTATCAAGTCTtttgccaaggctcttgagatcatccCTCGCCAGCTTTGTGACAATGCTGGTTTCGATGCCACTGATattctcaacaagctccGTGTTGCGCACCGAAGGGGTCAGACATGGGCTGGTGTTGATTTCCAGAACGAGGGCGTTACTGACATGATGGAACAATTTGTCTGGGAGCCcgctcttgtcaagatcaacgctATCCAGGCTGCTACCGAGGCCAGCTGCCTCATCCTTGGAGTCGACGAGACTATCCGCAATGAGGAGAGTGCTAAGCCTCAGGCTCCTGGTCAGCTACCGCCAGGTGCTGCGCAGCGTGCTCTGCGGGGTCGCGGACGTGGCATGCCCCGGAGGTAA
- a CDS encoding acetyltransferase, with protein MPAMLDDPASPTIYRVSGQPPYPDPNNPGLPAEMTPRQVTLRDRQTVATIVPFSSKHQVPESLIAYLCDQINKEIEGGDTYPMMDPFAADKFGSYWFQNFGAIMLLGDVERAEDVVEGKDWSRECLGSFYIKPNYPGRSSHVCNAGFLVTDASRNRGVGRLMGEAYLDWAPKLGYTYSVFNLVYETNVASCRIWDALGFKRIGRVKGCGNLRSYPNQLIDAIIYGRDLSPRESEELVSEERFDKIKFYLKYGEYPNGADRAEKSRLRSAATHYKLLDGDKLMLKDKEVISDPARQFDVARQVHVQQHGGINKTTATIAEKYHWSRIKETVSDVIRSCVECKELGKTPNPGGARKAACSNNHAGGRRGGANTGDHHAQPTSPPPAQMLPLQEHNMMPTISHQSPDHDHSPSPYANPADISLIAPPHALQGSSMEHTLHSHSPMLEDPPTGHHPHDHNVYQPIDPQIINEASHDLGPFDQYHSPADFQALLNATEDVGPDVVDRDLEMLIEHQDDDNLMDGTNGMDGMGGIGVGVGVGADNHGLVHKERGLYDVGFEGPGG; from the coding sequence ATGCCGGCCATGCTGGACGATCCGGCGAGCCCCACTATCTACCGAGTCTCCGGTCAGCCTCCGTATCCGGATCCGAACAACCCCGGGCTTCCGGCCGAAATGACCCCTAGGCAGGTCACGCTCCGTGATCGCCAGACCGTGGCCACTATTGTTCCGTTTTCCTCGAAACATCAGGTTCCCGAGTCACTGATCGCCTACTTATGTGATCAGATCAACAAGGAAATTGAAGGCGGCGATACATATCCCATGATGGATCCCTTCGCCGCCGACAAGTTCGGTTCCTACTGGTTCCAGAACTTTGGCGCCATCATGctccttggagatgttgaacgtgctgaggatgttgtaGAAGGCAAAGATTGGTCCCGGGAATGTCTCGGCAGCTTCTATATCAAGCCTAACTATCCCGGCCGCAGCAGCCATGTGTGCAACGCCGGGTTCCTTGTCACCGATGCCTCGCGTAACCGCGGTGTCGGTCGTCTCATGGGTGAGGCGTACCTTGACTGGGCACCTAAGTTGGGTTATACGTATAGCGTCTTCAACCTGGTGTACGAGACAAACGTTGCATCATGCCGTATCTGGGATGCGCTCGGCTTCAAGCGCATCGGTCGAGTCAAGGGTTGTGGAAACCTTCGCAGCTATCCCAACCAGCtgattgatgccatcattTATGGGCGGGATTTGTCACCGCGCGAAAGCGAGGAACTCGTGAGTGAAGAGCGtttcgacaagatcaagttctACCTCAAGTACGGCGAGTACCCGAACGGCGCTGACCGCGCTGAGAAAAGCAGGCTCCGCAGCGCAGCGACGCATTATAAGCTCCTCGACGGAGACAAGCTCATGCTCAAGGATAAGGAGGTTATATCCGATCCCGCCCGTCAGTTCGATGTTGCTCGTCAAGTTCATGTTCAGCAGCACGGGGGTATCAACAAAACTACCGCTACTATTGCAGAGAAGTACCACTGGAGCCGTATCAAAGAAACAGTCAGCGATGTGATTCGCAGTTGTGTGGAGTGCAAAGAGCTAGGCAAGACACCTAACCCTGGCGGTGCGAGAAAGGCAGCCTGCTCGAATAATCATGcgggagggaggagaggTGGTGCAAACACAGGTGACCATCATGCGCAGCCGACGAGTCCTCCCCCTGCCCAAATGTTACCACTGCAAGAGCACAACATGATGCCGACAATTTCCCACCAGAGTCCAGATCACGATCATTCACCAAGTCCCTATGCTAACCCAGCCGATATCTCTCTCATTGCACCTCCTCACGCTCTTCAAGGCAGCTCAATGGAACATACGCTTCACTCACACAGTCCCATGCTAGAAGACCCTCCCACTGGCCACCACCCACATGATCACAATGTATACCAACCGATCGACCCgcagatcatcaacgaagCTTCTCATGACCTTGGCCCCTTTGATCAATATCATTCGCCCGCTGACTTCCAAGCATTGCTCAATGCGACTGAAGATGTTGGTCCTGACGTTGTGGACAGAGAtttggagatgttgataGAACATCAAGACGATGACAATTTGATGGACGGGACGAATGGTATGGATGGTATGGGTGGCATAGGCGTGGGTGTCGGTGTTGGCGCAGACAATCACGGGCTTGTCCATAAGGAAAGGGGTCTGtatgatgttggctttgaAGGGCCAGGGGGGTAG
- a CDS encoding 30S ribosomal protein S2, protein MILRNAPVRHCRHTLAFPISRSLARQMSTQVTTKTETTSEEWKTTQAAVAPPKIVSAARKKQRIVQDGILSLRTNSAHEHRGAAWSTPHSNSNSAVPATPAQQYKEWQRIQANTRSLGSKLEKRYIPTELVNNPPGPEDITLEMLMASQTHIGHKTSLWNPANSRYIYGVRQGVHIISLETTAAHLRRAARVVEEVAYKAGLILFVGNRKGQMEIVTQAAEMAGACHLFTKWTPGAITNRDVILKMAGTKVVDHKDQELPGFEAYRGSARPLMPDLVVCLNPLENYTLLYECGLKSIPTIGVIDTNVDPSWVTYTIPANDDSLRAMAVVGGVLGRAGQRGQQRRMADAKKNNMATWENSPDIVQHMNREKKAAIAERKNVMGQMQHNLEGFNEEEQKILREGLYGDELEVTESEMVDMMGQAALGAAKEAAAEALSSLPEEHASSGPESSIQAAASEVVVEAQAESNISSPELPITSDAATSAPEQPAAPEVVAYVQSEVSPTKSAQDSRLASIEDQLSGLKSAAEAIEADIESGKQ, encoded by the exons ATGATCCTGAGGAACGCCCCCGTGCGGCATT GCCGCCACACATTGGCGTTTCCCATCTCTAGGTCCCTCGCCCGGCAAATGTCCACTCAGGTCACCACAAAGACTGAGACTACATCCGAAGAGTGGAAGACAACCCAGGCCGCTGTTGCGCCCCCAAAGATTGTCTCAGCGGCACGAAAGAAGCAACGGATTGTACAAGACGGTATTCTTTCTCTCAGGACCAACTCGGCGCACGAGCACAGGGGCGCTGCTTGGTCTACACCTCACTCCAACTCGAACTCGGCGGTACCTGCGACTCCTGCTCAGCAGTATAAAGAATGGCAAAGAATTCAGGCCAACACACGAAGTCTCGGTTCAAAACTGGAGAAGCGCTATATTCCCAccgagcttgtcaacaaccCACCTGGACCTGAGGATATCACTCtagagatgttgatggcttcaCAAACACATATTGGACATAAAACCTCGCTCTGGAACCCCGCGAACTCTCGGTACATCTATGGAGTGCGACAAGGTGTTCACATTATCTCCCTGGAAACAACTGCAGCACACCTGCGACGTGCGGCCCGtgtggtggaggaggtagCATACAAGGCTGGCCTCATTCTCTTCGTAGGAAACCGAAAGGGTCAGATGGAGATTGTCACCcaggctgctgagatggcTGGTGCCTGTCATTTGTTCACCAAGTGGACCCCTGGAGCTATCACCAATCGTGATGTTATTCTGAAGATGGCCGGAACAAAGGTTGTGGACCACAAGGACCAGGAACTCCCCGGCTTCGAGGCCTACAGAGGTTCGGCTCGGCCGCTGATGCCTGATCTAGTTGTTTGCTTAAACCCCCTTGAGAACTATACTCTTCTGTATGAGTGCGGTCTTAAGAGCATTCCTACGATTGGCGTTATTGATACCAACGTAGACCCATCATGGGTGACATATACCATTCCTGCGAACGATGACAG TCTACGAgcgatggctgttgttggtggtgtcCTAGGTCGAGCTGGCCAAAGAGGCCAACAGCGACGTATGGCAGATGCTAAGAAGAATAACATGGCGACATGGGAAAATTCTCCTGATATCGTACAGCACATGAACCGCGAAAAGAAGGCCGCTATTGCTGAACGCAAGAATGTAATGGGACAGATGCAACACAACCTCGAGGGATTCAATGAGGAGGAACAGAAGATCTTACGAGAGGGTCTCTACGgagacgagcttgaggttaCTGAGAGCGAGATGGTGGACATGATGGGACAGGCTGCCCTGGGAGCTGCAAAGGAGGCTGCCGCTGAAGCGCTTTCTTCATTGCCTGAGGAACACGCTAGCTCTGGCCCTGAGTCTTCTATACaggctgctgcttctgaagtCGTGGTTGAGGCTCAGGCTGAGTCCAACATCTCATCGCCAGAACTACCTATCACCTCCGACGCAGCCACCTCAGCTCCCGAGCAACCCGCTGCACCAGAGGTAGTAGCCTACGTTCAGTCTGAGGTTAGCCCTACCAAATCAGCACAGGATTCTAGGCTAGCGAGCATCGAGGATCAATTGTCAGGACTGAAGAGTGCGGCGGAGGCGATCGAGGCCGATATCGAGAGCGGCAAGCAGTAG